A section of the Paenibacillus odorifer genome encodes:
- a CDS encoding dihydroorotase: MTVIIRNASVLNKEGLLERKHIELQDGVISAIIDGNEAIGEATEIIDAEGKLLIPGLIDMHVHLREPGFEHKETVETGSRSAAKGGFTTIACMPNTRPVTDSPEIVQFVKDKAREAGLVKVLPYAAITKNELGRELTDFAALKEAGAIGYTDDGVGVQSAQMMKDAMNIAASLDMPVIAHCEDNSLVEGCCVAEGEFAKKHGLKGIPNESEAIHVGRDILLAEATGVHYHVCHVSTEQSVRLIRQAKEIGIKVTAEVCPHHLLLAEDDIPGLDANWKMNPPLRSRRDVEACIEGLLDGTLDMIVTDHAPHSEEEKAKGMQLAPFGIVGFETAFPLLYTAFVETGKWDLSLLVQRMTADPARVFRLNTGVMEIGAPADLTLIDLEQEKEVDPGSFASKGRNTPFGGWKLKGWPVKTWVDGKAVWTEKN; the protein is encoded by the coding sequence ATGACAGTGATTATTAGAAACGCCAGCGTATTGAATAAGGAAGGCTTGCTTGAGCGCAAACACATCGAACTACAGGATGGTGTGATCTCGGCTATAATCGACGGAAATGAAGCTATCGGAGAAGCCACGGAGATCATTGATGCTGAAGGTAAGCTGCTCATTCCGGGACTCATTGATATGCATGTGCACTTGCGTGAACCGGGATTTGAACACAAGGAAACAGTGGAAACCGGAAGTCGCTCAGCTGCTAAAGGCGGATTTACAACCATTGCATGTATGCCAAATACTCGTCCGGTGACAGATAGCCCGGAGATCGTGCAATTTGTGAAAGACAAGGCGCGTGAAGCAGGACTAGTTAAAGTGCTTCCTTATGCAGCCATTACGAAAAATGAGCTCGGACGTGAGTTGACGGATTTTGCGGCGCTCAAAGAAGCTGGAGCTATTGGTTATACAGACGACGGTGTGGGCGTACAAAGTGCTCAAATGATGAAAGATGCAATGAACATCGCAGCATCGCTCGATATGCCAGTCATTGCTCACTGCGAAGATAACTCGCTGGTTGAGGGCTGCTGTGTAGCTGAAGGTGAGTTCGCTAAGAAGCATGGCCTCAAAGGAATTCCGAATGAGTCAGAAGCGATCCATGTTGGACGCGATATTTTGCTGGCAGAAGCGACAGGCGTTCATTACCATGTATGCCATGTCAGTACTGAACAGTCGGTGCGGCTGATTCGCCAAGCAAAAGAGATCGGCATTAAAGTAACTGCTGAGGTATGTCCGCATCACTTGCTTCTTGCTGAAGACGATATTCCAGGCCTTGACGCCAATTGGAAAATGAACCCGCCGCTGCGCTCCCGCCGCGATGTTGAGGCGTGTATCGAAGGGTTGCTTGATGGCACACTAGATATGATTGTTACAGATCATGCGCCACATAGTGAGGAAGAGAAAGCGAAAGGAATGCAGCTGGCACCTTTTGGTATCGTTGGATTCGAGACAGCTTTCCCCCTCTTATACACGGCGTTTGTAGAAACCGGAAAATGGGATTTATCCTTACTAGTACAAAGAATGACTGCCGATCCTGCACGAGTATTCAGATTGAACACCGGGGTTATGGAGATCGGAGCTCCTGCAGATTTGACACTCATCGATCTGGAGCAGGAAAAAGAAGTAGACCCAGGTTCCTTCGCAAGCAAAGGACGCAACACACCTTTTGGCGGCTGGAAGCTTAAGGGTTGGCCAGTAAAAACTTGGGTGGACGGCAAAGCCGTATGGACTGAGAAAAACTAG
- a CDS encoding aspartate carbamoyltransferase catalytic subunit — MTLTKVKERSLLGIKELDRSEIIQLLDRTAFWDNQSEKLTPILNSHFISNMFFENSTRTRFSFEMAEKRLGAQVLNFTAAASSVEKGESIYDTVRTLESMGIDAGVVRLKPAGVLQQLAEKVSIPLINAGDGNNEHPTQALLDLYTMTKTFGELKGLTVSIIGDIMHSRVARSNLWGLTKMGAKVQFCAPDNMKAPELMEYAPYVTMEEALKADVVMMLRVQLERHTSGIKLSAEDYRSHYGLTEERAAKLAKDTIIMHPAPVNRNLEIDDAVVECSQSRIFPQMSNGVPVRMAVLERALL; from the coding sequence ATGACACTTACCAAGGTAAAGGAACGTAGTCTGCTGGGAATCAAAGAGCTTGACCGGTCGGAAATTATCCAACTGCTTGACAGAACAGCATTTTGGGACAATCAAAGTGAAAAGCTGACGCCCATCTTGAACTCCCATTTTATTTCTAACATGTTTTTTGAGAACAGCACACGCACACGCTTCTCTTTCGAGATGGCAGAGAAACGACTAGGTGCGCAAGTACTTAATTTTACGGCTGCAGCTTCTAGTGTAGAAAAAGGGGAGTCGATCTACGATACAGTGCGCACACTGGAATCGATGGGGATCGATGCCGGAGTTGTGCGTTTGAAGCCTGCAGGTGTGCTGCAGCAGTTAGCTGAGAAGGTGTCCATACCGCTTATCAATGCGGGCGACGGTAACAATGAACATCCTACGCAGGCGCTGCTTGATTTATACACCATGACCAAAACCTTTGGGGAACTAAAAGGCCTGACAGTCTCCATCATTGGGGACATTATGCATAGCCGCGTAGCGCGTTCTAATCTCTGGGGGCTTACGAAAATGGGAGCCAAGGTGCAGTTCTGCGCACCGGATAATATGAAGGCTCCTGAGCTTATGGAGTATGCGCCTTACGTAACTATGGAAGAAGCTCTTAAAGCGGATGTAGTAATGATGCTTCGAGTACAGCTTGAGCGCCATACTTCCGGCATTAAGCTGTCTGCTGAAGATTACCGTAGCCACTATGGTCTAACAGAAGAGCGGGCAGCTAAGCTCGCCAAAGACACAATCATTATGCATCCAGCTCCGGTTAACCGGAATCTAGAGATTGATGATGCAGTAGTAGAGTGCAGTCAATCGCGGATTTTCCCGCAAATGTCTAATGGCGTACCGGTTCGGATGGCGGTTCTCGAAAGAGCTTTACTATAA
- the carB gene encoding carbamoyl-phosphate synthase large subunit, whose amino-acid sequence MPKNEKLKKILVIGSGPIVIGQAAEFDYAGTQACQALKEEGVEVVLINSNPATIMTDTNMADKVYIEPITLEFVTGIIRQERPDGLLPTLGGQTGLNMAVELARAGVLEQENVKLLGTQLESIEKAEDRDLFRDLMRELEQPVPESTIITTVDEAMKFAEEIGFPLIVRPAYTLGGTGGGICDNEEELLETVKAGIRYSPIGQCLVEKSIAGMKEVEYEVMRDANDNCIVVCNMENFDPVGVHTGDSIVVAPSQTLSDREYQMLRSASLKIIRALNIEGGCNVQFALDPQSYQYYVIEVNPRVSRSSALASKATGYPIAKMAAKIALGYTLDEIVNPVTGQTYACFEPTLDYIVSKIPRWPFDKFIHANRKLGTQMKATGEVMAIGRTFEESIHKAIRSLEIGVHRFRLPGAEDLEESVLRERLAKPDDERLFLIAEAFRRGFGLQEIQDITNVDWWFLSKIEGLINFEEVIRGDESLSAETLYQAKRRGFTDRAIAEIRAEGQANVKFIKEADVRALRLERGLTPVFKMVDTCAAEFEASTPYYYSTYETENEVIHSDKQKVIVLGSGPIRIGQGIEFDYSTVHAVWAIQKAGYEAVIINNNPETVSTDFNTSDRLYFEPLFFEDVMNVIAQENPIGVIVQFGGQTAINLAAPLSAAGVKILGTSLDSIDEAEDRKKFEALLARLDIAQPKGKTVINVDQAVETAQSLGYPVLVRPSYVLGGRAMEIVYNDAELLSYMVEAVKVNPEHPVLIDRYMLGKEVEVDAICDGETVVIPGIMEHVERAGVHSGDSIAVYPPQYLDEGLKAKIAEITIKIAKELKTIGLVNIQFVIYQNEVYVIEVNPRSSRTVPFLSKVTGIPMAHLATKIILGGKLKDDGYAEGLWPESDYVSVKVPVFSFAKLRRVEPTLGPEMKSTGEVMGRDKLYAKALYKGLIGAGMKIPATGAIIVTVADKDKAEAVELMKGFHSLGYKIIATGGTAQALEEAGLNVMNVNKLDEGAPNILDLIRGGQANFVFNTLTKGKTPERDGFRIRREAVENGVVCMTSLDTVTALLRMLQTINFSSQSMPAFVGQLN is encoded by the coding sequence ATGCCTAAGAATGAAAAGCTTAAAAAAATATTAGTAATCGGTTCTGGACCGATTGTTATCGGGCAAGCCGCAGAATTTGACTATGCCGGAACGCAGGCCTGTCAGGCCCTGAAAGAAGAAGGCGTCGAAGTTGTGCTGATCAACAGTAACCCAGCGACTATCATGACTGACACCAATATGGCTGATAAAGTTTATATCGAGCCGATTACCCTTGAATTCGTAACTGGCATCATCCGTCAGGAGCGCCCAGATGGCTTGTTGCCAACTTTGGGAGGACAGACAGGTCTTAATATGGCTGTAGAATTGGCTCGTGCAGGAGTACTAGAGCAAGAGAATGTTAAGCTTCTAGGTACCCAGCTTGAGTCCATCGAAAAAGCAGAGGATCGCGATTTGTTCCGTGATCTGATGCGCGAACTGGAACAGCCTGTACCAGAGAGCACTATTATTACCACAGTAGATGAAGCGATGAAATTCGCTGAGGAAATTGGTTTCCCTCTAATTGTACGCCCGGCTTATACGCTTGGCGGCACCGGCGGCGGGATCTGCGACAACGAAGAAGAGCTGCTTGAGACTGTCAAAGCAGGTATTCGTTATAGCCCGATCGGACAATGTTTGGTGGAGAAAAGTATTGCCGGCATGAAGGAAGTTGAATACGAGGTTATGCGTGATGCGAACGACAACTGTATCGTTGTCTGCAACATGGAGAACTTCGACCCGGTAGGTGTGCATACAGGTGACAGTATCGTTGTGGCACCTAGCCAAACGTTATCCGATCGTGAATATCAAATGCTGCGCAGCGCTTCACTCAAAATCATTCGTGCGCTGAATATCGAGGGTGGCTGCAACGTGCAGTTCGCACTGGATCCGCAAAGCTATCAATATTATGTAATCGAAGTAAATCCACGTGTCAGCCGCTCTTCGGCTTTGGCTTCGAAAGCAACCGGTTATCCGATTGCCAAAATGGCTGCCAAAATCGCGCTTGGTTACACACTTGATGAAATCGTCAATCCAGTTACTGGACAGACCTATGCTTGCTTCGAGCCTACACTTGACTATATCGTAAGCAAAATCCCACGCTGGCCGTTCGACAAGTTCATTCATGCGAACCGTAAGCTGGGCACACAAATGAAAGCAACTGGAGAAGTTATGGCCATCGGTCGTACCTTCGAAGAGTCCATTCATAAAGCAATTCGTTCCCTGGAAATCGGTGTACACCGTTTCCGCCTGCCGGGCGCTGAAGATTTGGAAGAAAGCGTCCTGCGTGAACGTCTGGCAAAACCTGATGATGAGCGGTTGTTCTTGATCGCGGAAGCCTTCCGCCGCGGATTTGGCTTGCAAGAGATCCAAGATATCACTAACGTGGACTGGTGGTTCCTGTCCAAGATCGAGGGATTGATCAACTTTGAAGAGGTTATCCGTGGGGATGAAAGCTTATCAGCAGAAACCCTGTATCAAGCTAAACGCAGAGGTTTTACAGACCGTGCGATTGCTGAGATTCGTGCAGAAGGACAAGCGAACGTTAAATTCATCAAAGAAGCTGATGTACGCGCGCTTCGTTTAGAGCGAGGATTAACGCCTGTATTCAAAATGGTAGATACCTGTGCGGCTGAGTTCGAAGCTTCTACACCTTACTACTACTCTACTTATGAGACTGAAAATGAAGTCATTCATTCCGATAAACAAAAGGTTATCGTGCTTGGATCGGGTCCAATCCGGATCGGTCAAGGGATTGAGTTCGATTACTCCACTGTGCATGCAGTATGGGCGATTCAGAAGGCAGGTTATGAAGCGGTTATTATCAATAATAACCCTGAGACTGTATCTACCGACTTTAATACTTCGGACCGGTTGTATTTTGAACCCTTGTTCTTTGAAGATGTAATGAACGTAATTGCGCAAGAGAATCCGATTGGGGTTATCGTACAATTCGGAGGCCAAACAGCCATTAACCTTGCTGCACCATTAAGTGCCGCTGGCGTTAAGATTCTCGGAACTAGCCTAGACAGTATTGACGAAGCTGAAGATCGGAAGAAATTCGAAGCTTTGCTGGCTCGTCTGGATATTGCCCAACCAAAAGGGAAGACGGTTATCAACGTAGATCAAGCAGTAGAAACTGCACAATCGCTTGGATATCCAGTCCTGGTACGTCCTTCCTATGTACTTGGTGGACGCGCAATGGAAATTGTATATAATGATGCGGAATTGCTTAGCTACATGGTAGAAGCGGTTAAGGTGAATCCGGAGCATCCGGTATTGATTGACCGTTACATGTTAGGTAAAGAGGTTGAGGTAGACGCAATTTGTGACGGTGAGACGGTAGTTATTCCAGGGATCATGGAGCATGTTGAGCGTGCAGGCGTTCACTCCGGTGACTCCATCGCTGTATATCCTCCGCAATATCTGGATGAAGGTCTGAAAGCAAAAATTGCTGAGATCACAATCAAGATTGCTAAGGAACTGAAAACGATTGGTCTGGTCAACATCCAGTTCGTTATCTATCAGAATGAAGTGTACGTAATTGAAGTAAATCCACGTTCATCGCGTACGGTTCCATTCTTGAGTAAAGTAACTGGAATTCCAATGGCGCATCTGGCAACCAAAATCATTCTCGGCGGCAAGCTGAAAGATGACGGTTATGCAGAAGGTCTATGGCCGGAAAGTGATTATGTATCGGTTAAAGTGCCGGTGTTCTCTTTTGCCAAGCTTCGTAGAGTAGAACCAACGCTCGGACCTGAAATGAAATCGACGGGTGAAGTTATGGGCCGCGATAAATTGTATGCAAAAGCTTTGTATAAAGGTCTAATCGGAGCAGGAATGAAAATTCCAGCAACCGGCGCTATCATCGTTACAGTGGCAGATAAAGATAAAGCAGAGGCTGTAGAGCTTATGAAAGGCTTCCACTCGCTGGGTTACAAGATCATTGCTACCGGAGGCACCGCTCAAGCGCTTGAAGAAGCAGGTCTCAACGTAATGAACGTGAACAAGCTGGATGAAGGTGCGCCGAACATTCTCGACTTGATTCGTGGTGGGCAAGCCAACTTCGTCTTTAATACACTGACTAAAGGGAAAACACCAGAGCGTGATGGATTCCGTATCCGTCGTGAAGCGGTTGAGAATGGCGTCGTATGTATGACATCACTCGATACAGTAACGGCACTGCTCAGAATGCTGCAGACGATCAACTTCTCGTCACAGTCCATGCCTGCTTTTGTCGGTCAATTAAACTAA
- a CDS encoding LL-diaminopimelate aminotransferase, whose translation MSIEQYQDSFIQTNFADRIGGADYGKDTSIYKFEKIKRAKASAKQDFPNIELIDMGVGEPDEMADAGIVAKLAEEAAKEENRGYADNGIAEFKTAAAEYLREVFRVEGIDPDTEVVHSIGSKPALAMLPSCFINPGDITIMTVPGYPVLGTHTKYLGGQVFTVELKKENKFLPDLNEIPEDIARKAKLLYLNYPNNPTGASATPEFFAEVVAWAKKYDVVVIHDAPYAALTYDGLKPLSFLSVPGAKDVGVELHSLSKSYNMTGWRIGFVAGNPLVVKAFSDVKDNNDSGQFIAIQKAAAYGLAHPEITEAIADKYSRRHNLLVDALNSLGFKAEKPKGSFFLYVAAPKGIKDGRRFESGEDFSQFLIREKLISTVPWDDAGPFVRFSVTFIAKGEEEERRVISEIQRRLSDVEFEF comes from the coding sequence ATGAGTATTGAACAATACCAAGATAGCTTCATTCAGACTAATTTTGCAGACCGCATCGGCGGTGCCGATTATGGCAAAGACACTTCGATTTATAAATTCGAGAAAATCAAACGTGCTAAAGCATCCGCAAAACAGGATTTTCCAAACATTGAACTAATTGATATGGGCGTAGGCGAGCCGGATGAGATGGCTGATGCGGGTATCGTAGCTAAGCTTGCTGAAGAAGCAGCGAAGGAAGAAAACCGCGGATATGCGGACAACGGAATTGCCGAATTCAAGACTGCTGCTGCTGAATATTTGCGGGAAGTTTTCCGGGTGGAAGGTATTGATCCAGATACGGAGGTAGTTCACTCCATCGGATCGAAGCCTGCGCTGGCTATGTTGCCATCTTGTTTCATCAATCCAGGTGATATCACGATTATGACCGTGCCGGGTTATCCAGTCTTGGGTACACATACTAAATATTTGGGTGGACAAGTATTTACGGTGGAGCTGAAGAAGGAGAACAAATTTCTTCCAGATCTGAATGAAATTCCGGAAGACATTGCTCGTAAAGCTAAGCTTCTTTATCTAAACTATCCAAACAATCCAACGGGTGCTAGTGCCACTCCTGAGTTTTTTGCTGAGGTCGTTGCATGGGCGAAAAAATACGATGTAGTGGTTATTCATGATGCTCCTTATGCTGCCTTGACCTATGACGGTTTGAAGCCACTTAGCTTCCTCTCCGTACCAGGTGCAAAGGATGTGGGTGTAGAGCTGCATTCTCTTTCTAAGTCTTACAATATGACGGGCTGGAGAATTGGTTTTGTGGCTGGCAATCCGCTAGTGGTTAAAGCTTTCAGCGATGTGAAGGATAATAACGATTCCGGCCAATTTATCGCGATTCAAAAAGCAGCGGCTTATGGTCTTGCTCATCCGGAGATTACTGAAGCGATTGCGGATAAATACTCCCGTCGTCACAACCTGCTGGTTGATGCACTGAACAGCCTCGGCTTTAAAGCTGAGAAGCCAAAAGGTTCCTTCTTCCTGTATGTCGCTGCACCTAAGGGAATCAAAGACGGCCGTCGCTTTGAATCCGGTGAAGATTTCTCCCAATTCCTGATTCGTGAGAAGCTGATCTCCACTGTGCCTTGGGATGATGCAGGTCCGTTTGTTCGTTTCTCCGTTACCTTTATTGCTAAAGGTGAAGAGGAAGAGAGACGTGTCATCTCTGAAATTCAAAGACGTCTTAGCGATGTGGAATTTGAATTTTAA
- the carA gene encoding glutamine-hydrolyzing carbamoyl-phosphate synthase small subunit translates to MQARLLLQDGTLFTGTAFGAEGEKTGEVVFNTGITGYQEVLSDPSYCGQIVTMTYPLIGNYGITRDDFESVRPFVHGFVVRRHEEVPSNWRAEYSVDDLLKEYDIPGISEIDTRMLTRIIRHYGTMKAILTTSNKRVEELMEMMGDTSIEELRNQVARTSTPSMYNSPGTKERIVLVDYGAKAGILRELNNRGCDVVVVPHDVTADEIRRLNPDGIQLSNGPGDPKDVPHAVKTISELLGEYPIFGICLGHQLFALACGADTEKLKFGHRGGNHPVKELESGRCFITSQNHGYTVNEDSVKSTDLEVTHINNNDKTVEGLKHTRYPAFSVQYHPEAAPGPHDSSYLFDRFLQMIADHKANTPVSSRQAQLAANARITAPKPTVKQLEAVKGAL, encoded by the coding sequence ATGCAGGCGAGATTGCTGCTTCAAGACGGAACTTTATTTACAGGTACCGCATTTGGCGCTGAAGGTGAAAAGACAGGCGAGGTTGTTTTTAACACAGGAATTACAGGATATCAAGAGGTGCTGTCTGACCCTTCATATTGCGGACAAATCGTTACCATGACGTACCCATTGATCGGGAACTACGGGATTACGCGGGATGATTTCGAATCTGTTCGACCTTTCGTACACGGTTTTGTAGTGCGTCGTCATGAAGAAGTTCCAAGTAACTGGCGCGCAGAATACAGTGTGGACGACCTGCTGAAAGAATACGATATTCCTGGAATCAGCGAGATTGATACCCGGATGTTGACGCGGATTATTCGCCACTACGGAACAATGAAGGCGATCCTGACTACCTCTAACAAACGGGTAGAGGAATTGATGGAAATGATGGGCGACACTTCAATTGAAGAACTGCGCAATCAGGTAGCTCGCACATCTACTCCAAGCATGTACAATAGCCCGGGAACTAAAGAACGCATCGTGCTGGTAGATTACGGAGCGAAGGCTGGTATCTTACGCGAGTTGAACAATCGCGGTTGTGATGTTGTAGTTGTACCTCATGACGTAACTGCTGATGAGATTCGTCGCCTCAATCCAGATGGTATCCAGCTGTCCAACGGCCCTGGGGACCCGAAAGACGTTCCACACGCAGTGAAGACGATCTCAGAATTGCTTGGCGAATACCCAATCTTCGGTATCTGCTTAGGTCACCAGCTGTTTGCACTGGCTTGTGGCGCGGATACAGAGAAGCTGAAATTCGGACACCGTGGCGGTAACCATCCGGTTAAAGAATTGGAGAGCGGACGTTGCTTCATTACTTCTCAGAACCATGGCTACACAGTGAATGAAGACTCTGTGAAGAGCACGGATCTAGAGGTTACTCACATTAATAATAATGATAAGACCGTTGAAGGACTTAAACATACCCGTTATCCTGCGTTTTCAGTACAGTACCATCCAGAAGCAGCACCGGGACCTCATGACAGCAGCTACTTATTCGATCGTTTCTTACAGATGATCGCTGATCATAAAGCTAACACACCTGTAAGCTCGCGCCAGGCGCAGCTTGCGGCAAACGCCAGAATCACGGCGCCAAAACCTACAGTAAAACAGCTTGAAGCCGTGAAAGGAGCTCTATAA
- the pyrF gene encoding orotidine-5'-phosphate decarboxylase, whose product MGQGDAKWNEMANRLMIALDYPDVAGARTLIDKLEGIPCYMKVGMQLFYAAGPEFINELKSRGYSVFADVKMHDIPNTVKGGAESLTHLGVDMFNVHAAGGSAMMAAAREGAASVVNANAALKMPLIIAVTQLTSTSQEVMNNEIGIAGDVADTVVRYAKLAAAAGLDGVVASPQESSAIAEACGPAFCTVTPGIRPAGASLGDQSRVMTPGKAIQQGSHFLVVGRPVTTAADPRQAALNIIEEMTLA is encoded by the coding sequence ATGGGACAGGGAGATGCAAAGTGGAATGAAATGGCGAATCGCTTGATGATCGCCTTAGATTACCCTGATGTTGCTGGGGCAAGAACCTTGATTGACAAGCTGGAAGGGATTCCTTGTTATATGAAAGTGGGAATGCAGCTTTTTTATGCAGCGGGACCGGAATTCATTAATGAACTGAAATCTCGGGGGTATTCTGTATTTGCAGATGTCAAAATGCATGATATTCCTAACACGGTAAAAGGCGGGGCAGAAAGCCTTACGCACCTCGGTGTGGATATGTTTAACGTACATGCCGCAGGAGGCTCAGCGATGATGGCTGCAGCACGGGAAGGCGCTGCTTCAGTAGTTAATGCGAATGCTGCGCTTAAAATGCCTTTGATTATCGCAGTTACACAGCTGACCAGCACGAGCCAAGAAGTGATGAATAACGAAATTGGAATCGCAGGAGACGTAGCAGATACTGTAGTCAGATACGCTAAGCTGGCAGCCGCTGCAGGTCTGGATGGAGTGGTGGCTTCACCGCAAGAGTCTTCAGCGATCGCAGAGGCTTGTGGGCCCGCATTTTGTACAGTTACACCTGGTATCCGGCCAGCAGGTGCATCCCTAGGTGACCAGTCCCGGGTGATGACGCCGGGCAAAGCCATTCAACAAGGTAGCCACTTCCTGGTGGTGGGCCGTCCTGTTACAACTGCAGCTGATCCACGTCAAGCAGCACTAAATATTATTGAGGAGATGACCTTAGCATGA
- the pyrE gene encoding orotate phosphoribosyltransferase: MSTLNRSEQVASYLLTIGAVALRPQEPFTWTSGIKSPIYCDNRLTMAYPEVRNYIADAFAELIKSQYPDAEVIAGTATAGIPHAAWVADKLNLPMAYIRDKAKGHGKQNQIEGLIKPGQKVVVIEDLISTGGSSIKAAQAVQEAGAEALAVLAIFSYELDRAVDAFAAAEMPLQSLSNYSTLIDVALTQGEIAATDVELLKSWRKDPSAFGV, from the coding sequence ATGAGTACATTAAATAGAAGTGAACAAGTAGCAAGTTATCTGCTTACGATAGGAGCGGTGGCACTGCGTCCGCAGGAGCCTTTTACCTGGACCTCTGGTATTAAATCCCCGATCTATTGCGATAACCGTCTGACTATGGCTTACCCAGAGGTACGTAACTATATTGCTGATGCCTTCGCTGAGCTTATTAAAAGCCAGTATCCAGATGCAGAGGTGATCGCAGGTACAGCAACCGCAGGCATTCCTCACGCAGCTTGGGTAGCTGATAAACTTAATCTGCCAATGGCTTATATCCGCGATAAAGCTAAGGGTCACGGCAAGCAGAATCAGATCGAAGGCCTAATTAAGCCGGGGCAAAAGGTAGTCGTTATCGAAGACCTGATCTCTACTGGTGGAAGCTCCATCAAAGCAGCTCAAGCTGTGCAAGAAGCAGGCGCAGAAGCGTTGGCTGTATTGGCAATCTTCAGCTACGAGCTGGATCGTGCGGTCGATGCTTTTGCTGCCGCTGAAATGCCATTACAAAGCTTGTCCAACTACAGCACATTGATTGATGTGGCTCTTACACAAGGCGAGATCGCAGCTACGGATGTGGAACTGCTGAAATCTTGGAGAAAAGATCCGTCCGCATTTGGCGTTTAA
- the pyrR gene encoding bifunctional pyr operon transcriptional regulator/uracil phosphoribosyltransferase PyrR, protein MVTEKNVIMDETAIRRALSRIAHEILEKNKGIENCLLVGIRTRGVYLAQRIAERIKEIEGVEIPYGELDITHYRDDREVEGSEAVVKSNVVITSGSAGIHDQKVILFDDVLYTGRTIRAAMDALMDCGRPRMIQLAVLADRGHRELPIRPDYIGKNVPTSKHEQIEVALKEYDGKDEVYIISNREER, encoded by the coding sequence ATGGTTACTGAGAAAAATGTCATTATGGATGAAACGGCGATCCGCCGGGCCTTATCGCGTATTGCTCATGAGATTTTGGAGAAGAACAAAGGTATCGAAAATTGTCTGCTGGTCGGCATTCGGACACGAGGTGTGTATCTGGCACAGCGTATCGCTGAGCGCATCAAGGAGATTGAAGGCGTCGAGATTCCATACGGTGAGCTGGATATCACACATTACCGGGATGATCGTGAAGTGGAAGGCAGTGAAGCAGTAGTGAAGAGTAACGTCGTTATTACTTCAGGAAGTGCTGGCATCCATGATCAGAAAGTCATTTTGTTCGATGATGTACTTTACACCGGACGCACCATCCGCGCGGCGATGGACGCTTTGATGGATTGCGGACGCCCACGAATGATTCAACTGGCAGTACTGGCTGACCGCGGACACCGCGAGCTGCCGATCCGGCCGGACTACATCGGTAAGAATGTACCTACCTCAAAGCACGAGCAGATTGAAGTGGCGCTGAAGGAATACGACGGCAAAGATGAGGTCTACATTATTTCAAACCGGGAGGAACGATAA